One window from the genome of Elaeis guineensis isolate ETL-2024a chromosome 5, EG11, whole genome shotgun sequence encodes:
- the LOC105045929 gene encoding TOM1-like protein 6 isoform X2, translating to MIKIVRKKTDMQVRDKILVLLDSWQEAFGGPGGKHPQYYWAYAELKRSGVVFPQRSANAPPIFTPPVTHLTSTSSHPQAAYNIPSNGAVTFDEAMTSDMGNLSLSDLHNIRSVTELLNDMMKAVNPYDRGAVRDEVITELVSQSRTNQKRLMQLVSSTGDEEILGQGLELYDKLQSLLMKHDAIASGSPLPPESSESISKSKMPVASTPIVNSQFEDEDEDDDFAQLARRNSTFKPVATQNTFTSTGDQEASPNRSDVTTVTAGSSASEVSSSVASSALVLLDPPPPVRTVRQDQDMIDLLSLTLSTNPSSPHTPFTPPPTSSQIGSHSSSGHDYLHSPQPYPVNQGNNPYNGYVAPWAQQVLSLAQAQPPFQPQPPSQPQPPFQPQPPSQPQPPFQPQPPAQAQLQNQPPLQGQPTFRPQYSAQTQTSQYSSRYPPPPWFFPAKPNPNPFPLTTDQASSHSSSAAYAPDHSSRPLQQYDSFGSRVNNVPAVTGERQVNANLRQTGSAAAAKPYYLPDRLFEDLIDLRNPSGGQKTGRSSSLSGTSSQPMMSGRK from the exons ATGATTAAAATTGTCAGGAAAAAG ACAGATATGCAAGTGAGGGACAAAATTTTGGTGTTGCTGGACTCTTGGCAAGAAGCATTCGGTGGGCCTGGAGGGAAACATCCACAATACTACTGGGCATATGCTGAACTAAAA AGGTCTGGAGTAGTATTTCCCCAACGCTCGGCAAATGCTCCCCCAATATTTACCCCTCCTGTTACACATCTGACATCAACATCTAGTCATCCCCAGGCAGCTTATAATATACCTAGCAATGGTGCTGTAACATTTGATGAAGCAATGACATCGGATATGGGAAATTTGAG TTTATCAGATTTACATAACATTCGAAGTGTTACGGAGCTATTAAATGATATGATGAAAGCTGTGAACCCATATGATCGTGGG GCTGTTAGAGATGAAGTGATTACAGAGCTTGTGAGCCAGTCCCGCACCAACCAGAAAAGGCTAATGCAATTGGTCAGTTCAACAGG GGATGAAGAGATTTTAGGACAAGGTCTTGAATTGTATGACAAATTACAAAGCTTGCTCATGAAACATGATGCCATAGCCTCTGGTTCTCCTTTGCCGCCCGAATCGTCAGAATCCATTTCAAAGTCCAAGATGCCTGTTGCTTCTACTCCCATCGTAAACAGTCAGtttgaagatgaagatgaagatgatgattttGCTCAGCTAGCTCGGAG GAATTCCACATTCAAGCCGGTGGCTACTCAAAACACATTTACCAGCACTGGTGATCAAGAGGCCTCGCCAAATCGGAGTGATGTGACAACTGTAACTGCTGGTTCAAGTGCTTCAGAAGTCTCATCCTCTGTAGCAAGCAGTGCATTGGTTCTGCTCGATCCTCCTCCTCCTGTCAGGACGGTCAGGCAAGATCAAGACATGATTGACCTTTTGAGCCTGACTTTGTCAACCAACCCGTCATCACCTCATACTCCTTTCACACCTCCTCCAACCTCAAGCCAAATTGGTTCTCATTCTTCCAGTGGACATGATTACCTTCACAGCCCTCAGCCTTACCCTGTGAACCAAGGTAACAATCCTTACAACGGTTACGTTGCACCCTGGGCTCAACAGGTACTATCTCTTGCCCAAGCCCAGCCTCCTTTCCAACCACAGCCTCCATCCCAACCCCAGCCTCCTTTCCAACCACAACCGCCATCCCAACCCCAGCCTCCTTTCCAACCACAACCTCCAGCCCAAGCTCAGCTCCAAAATCAACCTCCACTTCAAGGTCAGCCCACTTTCCGACCTCAATATTCAGCCCAAACTCAAACTTCCCAATACTCATCCAGGTACCCACCCCCACCATGGTTTTTTCCTGCCAAGCCCAACCCCAATCCCTTCCCATTGACTACCGACCAAGCATCTTCTCATTCCAGTTCTGCTGCTTATGCGCCTGATCATTCTTCCAGACCACTACAGCAATATGATTCATTTGGGTCAAGAGTCAACAATGTTCCAGCTGTGACTGGTGAAAGACAGGTAAATGCCAACCTAAGGCAGACAGGGTCTGCAGCTGCTGCAAAACCATATTATCTGCCAGACAGATTGTTTGAGGATTTGATAGATTTGAGAAACCCAAGTGGTGGACAAAAGACAGGTAGATCGTCTAGCTTGTCAGGGACATCAAGCCAGCCTATGATGAGTGGAAGGAAATGA
- the LOC105045929 gene encoding TOM1-like protein 6 isoform X1, producing MSSSATVRVEKATSHLLMGPDWALNMEICDSINSDQWQARDVIKAVKKRLQNKNPKVQFLALTLLETLVKNCGDYVHFQVVERDILEEMIKIVRKKTDMQVRDKILVLLDSWQEAFGGPGGKHPQYYWAYAELKRSGVVFPQRSANAPPIFTPPVTHLTSTSSHPQAAYNIPSNGAVTFDEAMTSDMGNLSLSDLHNIRSVTELLNDMMKAVNPYDRGAVRDEVITELVSQSRTNQKRLMQLVSSTGDEEILGQGLELYDKLQSLLMKHDAIASGSPLPPESSESISKSKMPVASTPIVNSQFEDEDEDDDFAQLARRNSTFKPVATQNTFTSTGDQEASPNRSDVTTVTAGSSASEVSSSVASSALVLLDPPPPVRTVRQDQDMIDLLSLTLSTNPSSPHTPFTPPPTSSQIGSHSSSGHDYLHSPQPYPVNQGNNPYNGYVAPWAQQVLSLAQAQPPFQPQPPSQPQPPFQPQPPSQPQPPFQPQPPAQAQLQNQPPLQGQPTFRPQYSAQTQTSQYSSRYPPPPWFFPAKPNPNPFPLTTDQASSHSSSAAYAPDHSSRPLQQYDSFGSRVNNVPAVTGERQVNANLRQTGSAAAAKPYYLPDRLFEDLIDLRNPSGGQKTGRSSSLSGTSSQPMMSGRK from the exons ATGTCGTCGTCGGCGACGGTTCGAGTCGAGAAGGCCACAagccatctcctaatgggccccGATTGGGCACTCAACATGGAAATCTGCGATTCCATAAATTCTGATCAGTG GCAGGCAAGGGATGTGATTAAAGCTGTCAAGAAGCGCTTGCAAAATAAAAACCCAAAGGTTCAATTTCTTGCTTTGACG CTTTTGGAGACATTGGTAAAGAACTGTGGCGATTATGTGCATTTTCAAGTTGTTGAACGGGATATTTTAGAAGAGATGATTAAAATTGTCAGGAAAAAG ACAGATATGCAAGTGAGGGACAAAATTTTGGTGTTGCTGGACTCTTGGCAAGAAGCATTCGGTGGGCCTGGAGGGAAACATCCACAATACTACTGGGCATATGCTGAACTAAAA AGGTCTGGAGTAGTATTTCCCCAACGCTCGGCAAATGCTCCCCCAATATTTACCCCTCCTGTTACACATCTGACATCAACATCTAGTCATCCCCAGGCAGCTTATAATATACCTAGCAATGGTGCTGTAACATTTGATGAAGCAATGACATCGGATATGGGAAATTTGAG TTTATCAGATTTACATAACATTCGAAGTGTTACGGAGCTATTAAATGATATGATGAAAGCTGTGAACCCATATGATCGTGGG GCTGTTAGAGATGAAGTGATTACAGAGCTTGTGAGCCAGTCCCGCACCAACCAGAAAAGGCTAATGCAATTGGTCAGTTCAACAGG GGATGAAGAGATTTTAGGACAAGGTCTTGAATTGTATGACAAATTACAAAGCTTGCTCATGAAACATGATGCCATAGCCTCTGGTTCTCCTTTGCCGCCCGAATCGTCAGAATCCATTTCAAAGTCCAAGATGCCTGTTGCTTCTACTCCCATCGTAAACAGTCAGtttgaagatgaagatgaagatgatgattttGCTCAGCTAGCTCGGAG GAATTCCACATTCAAGCCGGTGGCTACTCAAAACACATTTACCAGCACTGGTGATCAAGAGGCCTCGCCAAATCGGAGTGATGTGACAACTGTAACTGCTGGTTCAAGTGCTTCAGAAGTCTCATCCTCTGTAGCAAGCAGTGCATTGGTTCTGCTCGATCCTCCTCCTCCTGTCAGGACGGTCAGGCAAGATCAAGACATGATTGACCTTTTGAGCCTGACTTTGTCAACCAACCCGTCATCACCTCATACTCCTTTCACACCTCCTCCAACCTCAAGCCAAATTGGTTCTCATTCTTCCAGTGGACATGATTACCTTCACAGCCCTCAGCCTTACCCTGTGAACCAAGGTAACAATCCTTACAACGGTTACGTTGCACCCTGGGCTCAACAGGTACTATCTCTTGCCCAAGCCCAGCCTCCTTTCCAACCACAGCCTCCATCCCAACCCCAGCCTCCTTTCCAACCACAACCGCCATCCCAACCCCAGCCTCCTTTCCAACCACAACCTCCAGCCCAAGCTCAGCTCCAAAATCAACCTCCACTTCAAGGTCAGCCCACTTTCCGACCTCAATATTCAGCCCAAACTCAAACTTCCCAATACTCATCCAGGTACCCACCCCCACCATGGTTTTTTCCTGCCAAGCCCAACCCCAATCCCTTCCCATTGACTACCGACCAAGCATCTTCTCATTCCAGTTCTGCTGCTTATGCGCCTGATCATTCTTCCAGACCACTACAGCAATATGATTCATTTGGGTCAAGAGTCAACAATGTTCCAGCTGTGACTGGTGAAAGACAGGTAAATGCCAACCTAAGGCAGACAGGGTCTGCAGCTGCTGCAAAACCATATTATCTGCCAGACAGATTGTTTGAGGATTTGATAGATTTGAGAAACCCAAGTGGTGGACAAAAGACAGGTAGATCGTCTAGCTTGTCAGGGACATCAAGCCAGCCTATGATGAGTGGAAGGAAATGA